A section of the Nodosilinea sp. FACHB-141 genome encodes:
- a CDS encoding ATP-binding protein, protein MPDFITRGTEQVMPKAALVLLGQFLRQYCQQYQLTLLTETDLPADTSSGDSFWCLEGPELAVVVMARSQDDDRAVVGLTAEAAVIEAFLARRGLSRTLPTTSLNSLSQFMLAWLQACAEVPAQIVINRQRERRLLLNQVITKIQGSLELGEILETTVAEVRQFLQADRLLIYQFDQVPATPVQPMDSDAPAHFSGARPIGYITYESRSSNRLASVLNYTEDLCFNDHPDYPHQERRYRHGRPLAIDDVGKAYPHAPCMETFLQQMQVKSKAVTPIQVGQQLWGLLIVHQCDDLRQWQPWETEFLQHIAEHLAIAINQAQLYQQLQQQTQNLEVCVVERTQDLRDALVAAEAANRAKTEFLATMSHELRTPLTYIIGMSATLLRWSLGELTPRQRDYLSTIQTSGEHLLRVINDILDVSKIEAGRTVLEVRQFSLTSLCRQSVDGFRTEAAQNDIDIALDLKLPNGQDTFLADPRRVRQILANLLSNAVKFTDAGGKVVLRVRREQNDAVFQVQDTGIGISAAAQSLLFGKFQQLENVLQREHPGTGLGLALTKQLVELHGGSIKVNSEVGKGSIFTVRIPAQRSTEPLAAEPLLTAEPIVGRIVLVEDNEETASVICDMLTAAGYQVIWIVDGSRVLDQVALLQPAAMITSLSLASADGSDIIATLRQGSDSPGPKILALVDLDTPNQIEQALKAGANDCVSKPIDPRQLLATVNAVMTAQPV, encoded by the coding sequence ATGCCTGACTTTATAACCCGTGGCACCGAACAGGTCATGCCCAAGGCTGCTCTAGTTTTGCTGGGGCAGTTTTTGCGTCAGTACTGCCAGCAGTACCAGCTGACCCTGCTCACCGAAACTGACCTCCCCGCTGACACTTCTAGCGGCGACAGTTTTTGGTGTTTAGAGGGGCCAGAGCTTGCGGTAGTCGTAATGGCGCGCTCCCAGGATGACGATCGCGCCGTGGTTGGTCTCACTGCCGAGGCTGCTGTCATAGAGGCGTTCTTGGCCCGGCGGGGCTTGAGTCGGACCTTACCTACCACCAGCCTCAACTCCCTCAGCCAGTTTATGCTGGCCTGGCTGCAGGCCTGTGCTGAGGTTCCAGCTCAAATCGTTATCAACCGGCAGCGAGAGCGCCGCTTGCTGCTCAACCAGGTGATCACCAAAATTCAGGGCAGCTTGGAATTGGGTGAAATTTTAGAAACCACTGTAGCCGAGGTGCGCCAGTTTCTTCAGGCCGATCGGCTGCTGATCTACCAGTTTGACCAGGTGCCTGCCACCCCGGTTCAGCCTATGGATAGCGATGCTCCAGCCCACTTCAGCGGGGCGCGCCCAATTGGCTATATCACCTACGAGTCGCGATCGAGCAATCGCCTCGCCTCGGTGCTCAACTACACCGAAGACCTCTGCTTTAACGACCACCCCGACTACCCCCACCAAGAGCGCCGCTACCGCCACGGTCGCCCCCTCGCCATCGACGATGTGGGCAAAGCCTACCCCCATGCCCCCTGCATGGAAACCTTTCTTCAACAAATGCAGGTGAAGTCAAAGGCCGTGACGCCCATTCAGGTAGGGCAGCAGCTCTGGGGGCTGCTGATTGTGCACCAGTGCGACGACCTGCGCCAGTGGCAGCCCTGGGAGACCGAGTTTTTGCAGCACATTGCCGAGCACCTAGCGATCGCCATCAACCAGGCCCAGCTCTACCAACAGCTTCAGCAGCAGACCCAAAACCTGGAGGTTTGCGTCGTTGAACGCACCCAAGACCTGCGCGATGCCTTAGTGGCCGCCGAAGCCGCCAACCGGGCCAAAACCGAGTTTTTGGCCACCATGAGCCACGAGCTGCGCACCCCTCTCACCTACATCATTGGCATGTCGGCTACCCTACTGCGCTGGTCCTTGGGCGAACTCACCCCCCGCCAGCGCGACTACCTCTCCACCATTCAAACCAGCGGCGAGCATCTGCTGCGCGTCATCAACGACATTCTCGACGTGTCAAAAATTGAGGCTGGGCGCACTGTTCTAGAAGTGCGCCAATTTTCCCTCACCTCCCTCTGTCGCCAAAGCGTCGATGGTTTTCGCACTGAGGCCGCTCAAAACGACATCGACATTGCCCTCGACCTCAAGCTGCCCAACGGCCAAGACACCTTTTTAGCCGACCCCCGCAGGGTGCGGCAAATTCTCGCCAACCTGCTCAGCAATGCCGTCAAATTCACCGATGCTGGTGGCAAGGTCGTTCTGCGTGTGCGGCGTGAGCAAAACGATGCCGTCTTTCAAGTCCAAGACACGGGCATTGGCATTTCAGCCGCCGCCCAATCCTTGCTGTTTGGCAAGTTTCAGCAGCTTGAGAATGTGCTCCAGCGAGAGCACCCGGGCACAGGCTTGGGCCTAGCCCTCACCAAGCAGCTGGTCGAGCTCCACGGCGGTTCTATAAAAGTGAACTCAGAGGTTGGCAAGGGCTCTATTTTTACCGTCAGAATTCCGGCGCAGCGATCGACCGAACCCCTAGCGGCCGAGCCATTGCTCACCGCCGAACCCATTGTGGGGCGCATTGTGCTGGTCGAAGACAATGAAGAAACCGCTAGCGTCATCTGTGACATGCTCACCGCCGCTGGCTACCAGGTGATCTGGATTGTGGATGGATCGCGAGTGCTCGACCAGGTAGCTCTGCTTCAACCCGCGGCCATGATCACCAGCCTCAGCTTAGCCAGCGCTGATGGCAGCGACATCATTGCCACCCTGCGCCAGGGCTCAGACTCCCCAGGGCCAAAAATCCTAGCTTTAGTCGATTTAGACACCCCTAACCAAATAGAGCAAGCCCTCAAAGCAGGTGCCAATGACTGCGTCAGCAAACCCATCGACCCCCGGCAACTGCTAGCAACAGTCAACGCCGTTATGACTGCCCAGCCGGTGTAG